In the Gammaproteobacteria bacterium genome, TAATTACCAACGCTACGCATTCGCCGACCATTGATCAGCAAGAACGCTACGAGACACTGCTGTTGCGTCGTCTTCAAGGGGAACCCCTGGCTTATCTCTTGGGTCGGTGGGAATTTTGGTCGCGGGAATTGATCGTGGGGCCAGCAGTGCTCATTCCTCGCCCAGAAACAGAATTGTTGGTAGAAACCGCCCTTGCGTATATACCTCCCTCATCTTCCATCGCAGTGGCGGATCTCGGCACCGGGAGCGGGGCTATTGCCTTGGCGCTGGCAAGCGAACGCCGTGCTTGTCGGGTGACCGCCACCGATTGCTGCCCGGCAGCCCTCGCGGTAGCAAAAATCAATGCGCAACGCTTGGGGCTAACCAATATAGAATTTTTAATTGGGGATTGGTGCATTCCATTGGCTGCGCGCCGTTTTCACTGTATCGTTTCCAATCCGCCCTACCTGGCAACACATGATCGACATCTCAACGATCTGCGTTTCGAGCCGCAAATCGCACTTACTGCCGGTCCTGATGGCTTGGCGGCCATTCGCATAATTGCCGCGACCGTCCAATCTTATCTTTATCCTGGCGGAATGCTGTTACTAGAACATGGTTACGATCAGGGGACATCCGTGCGTCAATTACTTGCTGCATTAAATTACGTAGAAATTCAAACCCTACTGGACCTGGAAAATCGTGAACGGGTGACCATTTGTCGCTGTACCTAACTTGGTTTTGAAATCACCAACTAAATAATATCCACATGGGAACAAAAAAATTGGGTTCCAAACTCGCCTGGCGAGTTTCAAAATTCCCATCGCCGTCGGTATCAACGAGGTAATAAGATGGTCCAATTCGTGGTGTTACCTTAATCATGTAAAGGTGTCCCCCCATTCGATATTCCTCAATGCGCTCCTCGCCATGACCTACAATGGTAACTTCTGGTTCTGGTAATTTTTCCGGTGACGGAATAGTTGTTTCAATATTTTCCCCAGATTCGGTTAAAACGGGAGCGGGAGGCGCTGATTCCGTTGAATAGCTAGTCAACGGAAGGATAATCAGGATAAATAATGGCACGGCGAGGAAGCTGGTTTTCATAGATCTTTGGCAGCAATTAGCTGTTCTCAAATTTAAGTAATTCATCTAAAAGAGGGTCACAGATATTTACGCTTCGTTTATATCCAATACAATCAATTAAGAAATTATATCGATATTCTTCCGCGCATACGGTGATAACTTGTAATGCCATAAAATATTTATTCTTATCCGTTTTAAATGTTGTATGAGCAATCACTTCTTCCAGTAGTCTTTGTAATTTATGGCTTTTGCTGTAGGAACCAAATTCACTTTTTGTTTCCAATAAATACTTAAAAAATAATTCAAACATTTGCTGATAATGAAAACAATGAATTGAACAATCTTTTATATTAGTAGTATTTAAAACATCAATGGCAACTGCATGTTCCCATGATTTTCCAGCCAAGTTTTCCACATTTTCAAAGCATTTAAATTTTTCTTGATACATTTTGAATCACTCCAAAGTACCCTGGCTGCACAACTCGCTGTTAGTATCAACCAAATACATCGCTCACCTGTTCCGGTTAGTCCACTCGCGCAAAATCTTCTTAGAATCCGTAATTCGGTATTGCTAGGGCCTGTTAACACTAATTGATCTTAATCTGTGCATAAGTAAGGTGACACCTAAAAAATTGTGTGATAGGCTGTGGACTGGATCTCCAATTTTAAGAGTGTCACCTAACCAATGCACAGATTAATCATATCCAGAATTATACCAAAGGTAACAAAAAAATTAAATAGGAGTTACGCAGTTGAGCTTTTAACTCTATTAGGAGTTACGCAGTTGAAAAATTAGGAAGTCATTCTGCGCGAAGCGAAGCGGAGTCGCAGAATCCATATACATAGATTCTGCGACTCCGGTCGCTAACGCGACCTCTACGCAGAATGACAGAAAAAACTCAATTCTTATTATAGAGCGACAAGTTCAACTGCGTAACTCCTATCTATAAAGGATTGAATTTTTTCTGTCATTCTGCGCGCAGTTGCAGAACACAGAATTTCTATAGTAGATGGATTCTGCGACTCCGGTCGCTAACGCGACCTCCGCGCAGAATGACAGAAAAAACTTAATTCTGTGTAGAGTTACAAATTCAACTGCGTAACTCTTATCTCCGTCATAATAGATGGCAACTTGGATTAGTGTTAACAGGCCCTAGTCAAAATTGAGTTAATTCTCCTATGTTTTTTTTATTGCCCATGATACTCGCCGGTGGCGCGATGGCGATCTCCGGTCTTCGTCAACGCAAAAATCAAAATCTTGCAGAACGATTGAATGCAGATAAAGACAGCAGTTGGCTTGCCCGTATGGATGAACGTTATCAGACCTTGGTCGAACGTCATCTCGATCCGTTGCTGATGGTGGGTAAACGCAGCCAACAATTGAAGGCGTTGTCCAAGGGGCGCGAACGTGTCCTTTCTTCTGCGGAACGAGAGGCCAATCACGCCCTGATTTTTGGGGTAGGTGCCCTTGGCCTACTGTCCGTGGGGAGCCTGACGGGCTGGCCGCTGATGCCCTTGGTGCTTGCCCTCGGGATCTTCAGTACCTGGCCACTGATACGGGAAGCATGGCGCATCGCCGTACACGAACGGCGTTTGAGTATCATGCATCTGTTGCTGGCCTATCTCGCCGGGCTGTGGCTCGGGGGCTACTATTTGATCGGAGTCGTTGGTTTGATCATTGGTAGTTTGGGCCAGAAAATCGAGCGGCTTACCCAAATAGTTGTTCGCCATGGTCTGACCCAGCTGTTTGGCGAGCAGCCTACTCGGGTGTATGTACTCTGTGATGGCGTGGAGCTTGAGATCCCCTTTGTGGACCTCAAGCGCGGGGATATCCTGGTGCTGGATGCCGGACAGGCAGTACCGATCGACGGGGTGATCGTGGGCGGGGTGGCGACCTTCGATCAACAACGCCTGACCGGTGAATCTCAACCCGTGGACAAGGGGGTCGGCGATTCAGTTTTGGCCGGGACCTTGGTCATTGGCGGACGGGTACAGGTAAGAGTGGACCAAACCGGGAACGAGACCAAGGCCGCCCAGATCGCCGAGATGCTCAACCGCACGGTGGACCAACAGGAGGTCCGCATCGCCGATAAGTTCCGGCAATTAGAGTGGACCCGCGTGCCCATGTTGGCCGGTGGCGCATTCGGTTGGCTGGTGGGTGGACCAACGATGGCGGTCGCCATCATCGGTTGCAATTTCTTAGTCAGTCTGATTCCTCTACGGCTACTTACCTTGATGAATGGGCTTCAGGCCGGTGTGGAACGAGGGATCTTGATTAAGGATGGGCGTGCCCTGGAGCGCCTGCCAGAGATCGATACCGTAGTCTTCGACAAGACCGGGACCTTGACCCTGGAGCAGCCTGAAGTGATACAGATCCACGCTGGTGCCGGTGCTACCGAAGCCGAGGTGCTGCGCTTGGCCGCAGCGGTCGAACAACGGCAAACTCATCCCATCGCCCGGGCGATCCTGGATGCCGCCACGGTTCAGGGATTAGCGATACCGATGGCCGATACGACTCACTATGCGTTGGGGTTGGGGCTTATGGCACAGATCGAGGGCCGACGAATTCGCTTAGGCAGCGAGCGTTTCCTGGCAGGCAATGGCCTGGTATTGCCCGAGACCTTCACTACGGCTCAAGTCAATGCCCATGATGCGGGTCATGCGTTGGTGTTCGTGGCCGTCGAGGAGGAGATTTTGGGGGCGATCGAGCTGGCGGCCAGGGTCCGTCCAGAGGCCGATGAAGTCATCCGTTGGCTCAAAGGCCGAGGATTACAGCTCTATATTTTGTCGGGGGATCACGAAGCCCCGACCGCACGTCTCGCCGCCCGGCTAGGCATGCACGGCTATTTCGCCGATACCCTCCCGGAGCAGAAGGCGGACAAGATCCAAGCACTCCAGGCCCAGGGTCGGCGGGTATGCTTTATTGGGGATGGGATCAACGACGCCATTGCCCTCCGCCAAGCGGACGCCTCAGTCTCCTTGCGGGGGGCGACCACCGTGGCCACCGATGCTGCCCAAGTGGTGCTGATGGACGATCATTTGAGCCAGCTTCCACTATTGTGGGCGTTAGCCCAAGGCATGCAGCGCAACCTGGATGGCAATACCCGCATCGCCACGCGCTTTAGCCTGCTGGCCGCCGGCGGGGTCTTGCTGCTCCCCTTCAAGTTCTGGATCGTTGAACTGGGTTGGTTTTCACAGTCCATCAACGGTATCCGTAAGGCCGTCCAGCCCATTTTGCCGCCAGTCCTAAGCAAGCCCGAGTCCGAGATTCCCCCGGACACTGGCACCTAAGGGCCTCTCCAGGCTACGGCATCCACATATAGCTAGAACACCATAAAATGAACATGCCATACCACAGATCCTGCTGGTGGTTGCTATCTTCTGGGTTCCAACAGATATCCATTTTATGGTTGTTTAGCTCTATCATTTTATAGTTCTTTAGCTATATCTGAGCAGTTACTCCGGAGAAAACTAAGATGAAATCCTCAATTCTGGCGTCAACAATTTTATTGCTCACCACCCTGATAGCCTCCGTTCATGCCATCTCCCCGACGTCTGCACCGGATAAAAACCAAGTAAATCAGGCTCTGGCCGCTCTTTCGATTCCGTTCGAGAAAACCAGGGTCAAGCTGATGCACGCGTCGCTTTTTCGGCACGCACGCTCGCTGGGCCACTTTTCATTACAAAAAACGGTGAAATAGTTTGGAGTCTCACGCCGCATTACGAAAAAGATTTGGTAATGCCCCAATCAATAGGATTGAATGAGAATAAATAATTACCCATTTTGATGGATAGGGAGAGAAGCATTATAGTGATGAATAAAATACCAAATTGCCCCAATATGGTTGGCAATGTTCTTTGAAAAAGATAAAGACTTCCTCACTAATCGAGAAATGCGTTGACGCAAGGTGCAATTCAACCGTTCGATATGATTGGTTTGTCCGCTGTCCTTGCCGACAACGCGATGACGTTTAGAGGGAAAAATTGCCGCATATGCGGCCCAGAAATCCGTGTAACTCACTGCGCATTGACGATAAACCGAAGGCAGGGAATCCCATAAGGCACGAGCGGATTTCTCACTTCGATCGCCGATATGAACGCCGACAATTTCTCCGGTATCGCGGTCAATCGCCAACTAAACCCATTGTTTGTTAGACTTTTTTCCACAAACGACCAGAGTTCGTCACATTCAATCGTGATTCTTCACTTTCGATTTTTTCTTAATAATTATTCTGCGCGGCGTTTGCGCATATTTTTCATTGACATAATTCTGTAACCAAGATTCGGAGACACCCACCACTCGTGCAATTCCTGCTAAGGGGATACGCTCTAGCAACAAACGATCAATCAACTCCTTTTTTTCATCAGAGATTGGTCCTTTACTGGGGTTTAACACAAATTGTCTCCCACATTCATTACATCTATGGATTTGTTTTCCAAGAGCATTAAAACCATTTTTCACAACAGATTCAGAATGACAATTTGGGCAATACATCTCAACCTCTTCTTAAGATGAAATTAAACAGTTAAATTAAACAGTTAAATTAAAGAATACTTTATTCGCTTATCCTATCGATTGGGGCACTACTGAATTAATTATCCCCGTCTATCGTCAATGCGCGATGAGTTATACGGATTTTTAGTCCGCCTATGCGGCAATTTTTCCCTCGAAACACCATTGCGCGGTTGGCAAGGAAAATGGTCAAACCAACCATATTGAAAAATTCAATTGCACCCTCCGTCAATGAATTTCGAGATTAGTGAGAAAATCATTGTCATTTTCAAAAAAATTAGCCAATCATATTGGAGCAATTTGGTACTTTATCCATCACTATAATGCCTCGCTTCCGATTAACCAAAACGGATAATCATTATCGAATCCTATAAATTAGGGCACTACTAAATTAGTTATATGTTAGATGAATTGCAGTCTGGGTTCTCGGGAGCAAGCTCGCGTGCTCGCAGTGGAGAAGGCCATAGACCTTCAGGATGGAATAGCATGACCACAATGAGTCCCAAACCAAAAAGTAGCAGCCGCAGATCGGCAGGGTCCACCCACACTTTGCTAAATAACCACTCTTGAAGTGGACCAACGTAACGCAATAATTCTGGCATCACGGTGAGGAGTACCGCACCCAAAATGACGCCTGGGATATGACCCATGCCCCCGAGAACCACCATGCAAAGAATCATGATCGATTCCATGAGTGTAAATGATTCAGGGCTGATGAATCCTTGAAAGGCGGCGAACAGCCCACCACACAGACCGCCAAAGGTGGCACCCATGGCAAAGGCAAGCAGCTTGATATTGCGAGTATTAATTCCCATCGCCACTGCCGCTATCTCGTCCTCTCGAATTGCTACCCACGCCCGACCGATGCGAGAATCTTGCAGGCGCAGGGCAATGAAAATAATCAACAGCGTTAAAGCGAGAAACAGGTAGTAGTGAATATGGGCGCCAGAAAAAGTTAGGCCATGCCATTCAATGGATTGCGTGAGTGCAATACCATCAATCTGAATCGGATCGATCTTGTTGATACCTTGAGGACCATTGGTGAGATTATAAGGAGCATTTAGATTATTGAGAAATATACGAGTAATTTCGCCGAAACCAAGAGTGACGATAGCTAGATAATCACCGCGTAGCCGTAGCGTAGGGGTTCCCAGCAAAACGCCAAAGATACAGGAGACTCCCGCACCGAAAGGAAGCAGAACCCAGAAAGGCAGGTGTAGGCCAAACTGGGGTGAGGCAAGGATGGCGTAAAAGTAGGCACCCACGGCATAAAAGGCAACATAACCAAGATCAAGTAGTCCCGCAAAGCCCACCGTGATATTGAGTCCCAAGGCGAGCATTACGTACAACAGGGTGAAATCCAGAATCCGTACCCAGGTACGTCCAGCCACTGCGTCCACCCAAAAGGGCAACACAGCCAATACCAACCCTAGCGCAGCGTAAGCCATCCATGCAAAACGACGATCATGGGTAAGATGCGCGGGAAAAAATCCGTTGATAATAGGCATAATTTATTCGCGGGAGTGTTAATTTAAGAGGCGACCTAATTGGTCTAAAACTGAAACTATTGTCAATGCCGAAAATGACGCATTCCGGTGAAGATCATGGCGATGCCATGCTCATCGGCTGCAGCGATGACCTCAGCGTCACGCATTGAACCGCCAGGTTGAATGACGGCGCTTATCCCCACTTCGGCAGCTTGGTCCAGGCCATCCCGAAAGGGAAAAAAAGCATCCGAGGCCAGTACGGCTCCCTGAGTCGAAATGCCCGCATCGGCGGCCTTAAGCGCGGCGATGCGCGCGGAATAAACCCGGCTCATCTGACCTGCGCCAATGCCTACCGTCATGCCATCACGTGCGAGCAGGATGGCGTTGGATTTAACGAATTTGACTACCTGCCAGGCAAAGGCCAAGTCAGCGTGTTCCGCTTCGGTGGGCGTGCGTTGGGTAACCACCCGGAGATCGGCCGCTGCCACTTTTCCAAAATCACGATCCTGAACCAGTAACCCACCCACCACGCGCTTGAAGTCCAGGCCTCGATCGTTTGCCTGACCCCAGATTCCACAGGCCAGCACTCGCACGTTTTTTTTGGTAGCAAGCACCGGCAAGGCATCCGGCTCAATTTCGGGGGCGATGATTACCTCCACGAATTGGCGCTGAAGAATCTCCTGGGCCGTTGCTGCATCCAGAGGACGGTTGAATGCAATGATGCCACCAAAAGCCGAAGTTGGATCAGTACGGTAGGCGCGATTATAGGCGGTAAACAAATTGATCCCCACTGCCACGCCACAAGGATTAGCGTGCTTGACGATGACACAGGCGGGGACATCAAAGGATTTGACGCATTCCAGAGCGGCGTCGGTATCGGCAAGATTATTGTAGGACAATTCCTTACCTTGAATTTGACGCGTAACGGCAATACCTGGTTCAGTTACAGGATATTCACGGTAAAAGGCAGCAGATTGATGCGGATTCTCGCCGTAGCGTAATTCTTGCGCCTTAGTAAACTGAAGGGTCATGGTCCGAGGAAAGTCACGGCTGCCTCCTTCGACACGACCTCCTAAATAATTAGCGATGGCGCCATCGTAGCGAGCAGTATATTCAAATGCCTTGACCGCTAAGGTGAAACGCATTTGATTAGAGACCTTTCCGTGTTCTCGAAGTTCGGCAACAACCCGCACGTAATCTGCGCTATCCACGACCACGGTGACAGCGGCATGGTTTTTGGCGGCGGCGCGCAAAAGCGTAGGGCCACCGATGTCAATATTCTCGATGGCTTCTTCTAGACGACAATCAGGACGGGCCACTACTTGTTCAAAAGGATAAAGATTGACCACCACAAGATCTATCGGTGCAATCCCATTCGCGGCCATCACAGCATCATCTACGCCGCGCCGC is a window encoding:
- a CDS encoding hypothetical protein (Evidence 5 : Unknown function) encodes the protein MIHFESLQSTLAAQLAVSINQIHRSPVPVSPLAQNLLRIRNSVLLGPVNTN
- the prmC gene encoding Release factor glutamine methyltransferase, which gives rise to MLAQGKDRLPDGGQKEAEWLLAHILGWPQIRLITNATHSPTIDQQERYETLLLRRLQGEPLAYLLGRWEFWSRELIVGPAVLIPRPETELLVETALAYIPPSSSIAVADLGTGSGAIALALASERRACRVTATDCCPAALAVAKINAQRLGLTNIEFLIGDWCIPLAARRFHCIVSNPPYLATHDRHLNDLRFEPQIALTAGPDGLAAIRIIAATVQSYLYPGGMLLLEHGYDQGTSVRQLLAALNYVEIQTLLDLENRERVTICRCT
- the braE gene encoding High-affinity branched-chain amino acid transport system permease protein BraE; its protein translation is MPIINGFFPAHLTHDRRFAWMAYAALGLVLAVLPFWVDAVAGRTWVRILDFTLLYVMLALGLNITVGFAGLLDLGYVAFYAVGAYFYAILASPQFGLHLPFWVLLPFGAGVSCIFGVLLGTPTLRLRGDYLAIVTLGFGEITRIFLNNLNAPYNLTNGPQGINKIDPIQIDGIALTQSIEWHGLTFSGAHIHYYLFLALTLLIIFIALRLQDSRIGRAWVAIREDEIAAVAMGINTRNIKLLAFAMGATFGGLCGGLFAAFQGFISPESFTLMESIMILCMVVLGGMGHIPGVILGAVLLTVMPELLRYVGPLQEWLFSKVWVDPADLRLLLFGLGLIVVMLFHPEGLWPSPLRARELAPENPDCNSSNI
- a CDS encoding insertion element IS1 protein InsB; translated protein: MAIDRDTGEIVGVHIGDRSEKSARALWDSLPSVYRQCAVSYTDFWAAYAAIFPSKRHRVVGKDSGQTNHIERLNCTLRQRISRLVRKSLSFSKNIANHIGAIWYFIHHYNASLPIHQNG
- a CDS encoding conserved hypothetical protein (Evidence 4 : Unknown function but conserved in other organisms); protein product: MKTSFLAVPLFILIILPLTSYSTESAPPAPVLTESGENIETTIPSPEKLPEPEVTIVGHGEERIEEYRMGGHLYMIKVTPRIGPSYYLVDTDGDGNFETRQASLEPNFFVPMWILFSW
- the purH gene encoding bifunctional AICAR transformylase/IMP cyclohydrolase; the encoded protein is MITRALLSVSDKTGIAEFARDLANLGVELLSTGGTARLLASAGVPVTEVSSYTGFPEMMDGRLKTLHPQIHGGLLGRRGVDDAVMAANGIAPIDLVVVNLYPFEQVVARPDCRLEEAIENIDIGGPTLLRAAAKNHAAVTVVVDSADYVRVVAELREHGKVSNQMRFTLAVKAFEYTARYDGAIANYLGGRVEGGSRDFPRTMTLQFTKAQELRYGENPHQSAAFYREYPVTEPGIAVTRQIQGKELSYNNLADTDAALECVKSFDVPACVIVKHANPCGVAVGINLFTAYNRAYRTDPTSAFGGIIAFNRPLDAATAQEILQRQFVEVIIAPEIEPDALPVLATKKNVRVLACGIWGQANDRGLDFKRVVGGLLVQDRDFGKVAAADLRVVTQRTPTEAEHADLAFAWQVVKFVKSNAILLARDGMTVGIGAGQMSRVYSARIAALKAADAGISTQGAVLASDAFFPFRDGLDQAAEVGISAVIQPGGSMRDAEVIAAADEHGIAMIFTGMRHFRH
- a CDS encoding InsA N-terminal domain-containing protein yields the protein MYCPNCHSESVVKNGFNALGKQIHRCNECGRQFVLNPSKGPISDEKKELIDRLLLERIPLAGIARVVGVSESWLQNYVNEKYAQTPRRIIIKKKSKVKNHD
- a CDS encoding HEPN domain-containing protein; this translates as MYQEKFKCFENVENLAGKSWEHAVAIDVLNTTNIKDCSIHCFHYQQMFELFFKYLLETKSEFGSYSKSHKLQRLLEEVIAHTTFKTDKNKYFMALQVITVCAEEYRYNFLIDCIGYKRSVNICDPLLDELLKFENS
- a CDS encoding conserved membrane hypothetical protein (Evidence 4 : Unknown function but conserved in other organisms) — its product is MFFLLPMILAGGAMAISGLRQRKNQNLAERLNADKDSSWLARMDERYQTLVERHLDPLLMVGKRSQQLKALSKGRERVLSSAEREANHALIFGVGALGLLSVGSLTGWPLMPLVLALGIFSTWPLIREAWRIAVHERRLSIMHLLLAYLAGLWLGGYYLIGVVGLIIGSLGQKIERLTQIVVRHGLTQLFGEQPTRVYVLCDGVELEIPFVDLKRGDILVLDAGQAVPIDGVIVGGVATFDQQRLTGESQPVDKGVGDSVLAGTLVIGGRVQVRVDQTGNETKAAQIAEMLNRTVDQQEVRIADKFRQLEWTRVPMLAGGAFGWLVGGPTMAVAIIGCNFLVSLIPLRLLTLMNGLQAGVERGILIKDGRALERLPEIDTVVFDKTGTLTLEQPEVIQIHAGAGATEAEVLRLAAAVEQRQTHPIARAILDAATVQGLAIPMADTTHYALGLGLMAQIEGRRIRLGSERFLAGNGLVLPETFTTAQVNAHDAGHALVFVAVEEEILGAIELAARVRPEADEVIRWLKGRGLQLYILSGDHEAPTARLAARLGMHGYFADTLPEQKADKIQALQAQGRRVCFIGDGINDAIALRQADASVSLRGATTVATDAAQVVLMDDHLSQLPLLWALAQGMQRNLDGNTRIATRFSLLAAGGVLLLPFKFWIVELGWFSQSINGIRKAVQPILPPVLSKPESEIPPDTGT